The Croceicoccus marinus genome contains a region encoding:
- the ftsH gene encoding ATP-dependent zinc metalloprotease FtsH: MNKDEQPNGNPWLKSLMIWGGIFLALLLVVSLFGERGATQGTQIRYSDFREQVAEGSVREVQIAPDRISGTLKNDQPFTTTPVPGDAGLTELLQENGVEYTGAEPEQQSLLLIILFNSLPFLLILGIAFFALRQVQKGGGAGGAMGFGKSKAKLLTERQGRVTFDDVAGIDEAREELEEIVEFLKDPSRFSKLGGQIPKGALLVGSPGTGKTLLARAIAGEAGVPFFTISGSDFVEMFVGVGASRVRDMFEQAKKNAPCILFIDEIDAVGRSRGHGLGNSNDEREQTLNQLLVEMDGFEANEGIIIIAATNRPDVLDPALLRPGRFDRQVVVPVPDIDGREKILAVHMKKVPLAPDVNSRTIARGTPGFSGADLANLVNEAALLAARRNKRLVAMQEFEDAKDKVMMGSERRSMVMTDDEKKMTAYHEAGHALVSLNEAASDPIHKATIIPRGRALGMVMRLPERDSYSYHRDKMHANLAVAMGGRVAEEIIFGHDKVSSGASSDIQYATDLARNMVTKWGMSDKLGPLQYEQSQEGYLGMGQTQRTFAGAETNKLIDAEIKTLVEDAHRRATEVLQTQEDKLHLLAQAMLEYETLTGEEIDQLLENGRIDRPGAPSGPSRPIPASGFGVPKAGKRFSGEGPHPA, from the coding sequence ATGAACAAAGACGAACAGCCGAACGGCAACCCCTGGCTGAAGAGCCTGATGATCTGGGGCGGGATTTTCCTCGCGCTCCTGCTCGTGGTTTCTTTGTTTGGAGAACGCGGGGCGACCCAGGGCACGCAGATCCGCTATTCCGACTTCCGCGAACAGGTTGCCGAAGGCAGCGTGCGCGAAGTGCAGATCGCGCCCGATCGCATATCCGGCACGCTGAAGAACGACCAGCCCTTCACGACGACCCCGGTCCCCGGCGATGCCGGGCTTACCGAATTGTTGCAGGAGAATGGCGTCGAATATACCGGCGCGGAGCCGGAGCAGCAGAGCCTGCTGCTGATCATCCTGTTCAACTCGCTGCCGTTCCTGCTGATCCTGGGTATCGCGTTCTTCGCGCTGCGCCAGGTGCAGAAGGGCGGAGGCGCCGGCGGCGCGATGGGTTTCGGCAAGTCCAAGGCCAAGCTGCTGACCGAACGCCAGGGCCGTGTCACCTTCGACGACGTCGCCGGCATCGATGAAGCGCGCGAGGAGCTGGAGGAAATCGTCGAGTTCCTGAAGGACCCGTCGCGCTTCTCGAAGCTGGGCGGCCAGATTCCAAAGGGCGCCTTGCTGGTCGGTTCGCCCGGTACCGGCAAGACACTGCTGGCCCGCGCCATCGCGGGTGAGGCGGGCGTGCCGTTCTTCACCATTTCGGGTTCGGACTTCGTCGAGATGTTCGTCGGCGTCGGCGCAAGCCGCGTGCGCGACATGTTCGAGCAGGCGAAGAAGAACGCGCCGTGCATCCTGTTCATCGACGAAATCGACGCGGTCGGCCGTTCGCGCGGCCATGGCCTCGGCAATTCGAACGACGAGCGCGAGCAGACGCTGAACCAGCTGCTGGTCGAGATGGACGGTTTCGAGGCCAACGAGGGCATCATCATCATCGCGGCGACCAACCGCCCCGACGTGCTCGACCCCGCGCTGCTGCGTCCGGGCCGCTTCGACCGCCAGGTCGTGGTGCCCGTGCCCGACATCGACGGGCGCGAGAAGATCCTGGCTGTGCACATGAAGAAGGTGCCGCTGGCCCCTGACGTCAATTCGCGCACGATCGCGCGCGGCACGCCCGGCTTTTCGGGTGCCGACCTTGCCAATCTGGTGAACGAGGCTGCGCTGCTCGCCGCCCGCCGCAACAAGCGGCTGGTCGCGATGCAGGAGTTCGAGGACGCCAAGGACAAGGTCATGATGGGCAGCGAGCGCCGATCCATGGTCATGACCGACGACGAGAAGAAGATGACTGCCTATCACGAGGCTGGCCACGCGCTCGTCTCGCTGAACGAGGCGGCGTCGGACCCGATCCACAAGGCGACGATCATCCCGCGCGGCCGTGCGCTGGGCATGGTGATGCGCCTGCCGGAGCGCGACAGCTATTCCTATCATCGCGACAAGATGCACGCGAACCTTGCGGTCGCCATGGGCGGACGCGTGGCGGAGGAGATCATCTTCGGGCATGACAAGGTATCGTCGGGCGCGTCCTCCGACATCCAGTATGCCACCGATCTGGCCCGCAACATGGTCACCAAATGGGGCATGTCAGACAAGCTGGGGCCGCTGCAGTACGAGCAGAGCCAGGAAGGCTATCTCGGAATGGGGCAGACCCAGCGCACCTTTGCAGGCGCGGAGACGAACAAGCTGATCGACGCCGAGATCAAGACGCTGGTCGAGGATGCCCACAGGCGCGCGACCGAAGTGCTGCAGACGCAGGAGGACAAGCTCCACCTGCTTGCTCAGGCCATGCTGGAGTACGAGACGCTGACCGGTGAGGAGATCGACCAACTTCTGGAAAATGGCCGGATCGACCGGCCCGGCGCGCCGAGCGGACCGTCGCGGCCGATACCGGCAAGCGGCTTCGGCGTACCCAAGGCAGGCAAGCGCTTTTCGGGCGAAGGGCCGCATCCGGCCTGA
- a CDS encoding GNAT family N-acetyltransferase produces the protein MNARFAIGPVALDDPQFRDLLELHLAAMHRNSPPGSVFALDLTGLSGPELTLLGAWTQDGRLAAMGALKRLAGGRGEIKSMRTHPDHLRQGAAAALLDAIDAIARGEGLDRLSLETGSGPAFEAALTLYRKHGFTNGEAFADYIASPFNQFLHLDLR, from the coding sequence ATGAATGCGCGCTTTGCCATAGGCCCGGTTGCGCTGGACGACCCGCAGTTCCGCGATCTGCTGGAATTGCACCTGGCGGCGATGCACCGGAACTCGCCGCCTGGCTCGGTCTTCGCGCTCGACCTGACCGGCCTGTCGGGCCCGGAACTGACCCTGCTTGGCGCTTGGACCCAGGATGGACGGCTGGCGGCGATGGGCGCGCTGAAGCGGCTGGCTGGCGGGCGGGGCGAGATAAAATCGATGCGCACCCATCCCGATCATCTGCGGCAGGGCGCGGCGGCGGCGCTGCTGGACGCAATCGACGCCATCGCACGCGGCGAGGGGCTCGATCGCCTCAGCCTCGAAACCGGCAGCGGCCCCGCCTTCGAGGCGGCGCTCACTCTCTATCGCAAACACGGCTTCACGAATGGCGAGGCGTTTGCCGACTATATCGCCAGCCCCTTCAACCAGTTCCTGCATCTGGACCTGCGCTGA
- a CDS encoding DUF3667 domain-containing protein — protein sequence MNDISDGIGGTAMGGSHSRAAGPQPNAGDGHFHETTCLNCGTQLVGSHCHECGQEAHLHRTVGAFLHDMMHGVLHLDGKIWRTLPMLVLKPGHLTREYIDGKRRSHVSPIALFLFSVFAMFAVFSMVGLSVPTDLRNGTAEGDVPVSIEDAEAELEAARARLATLEEGSEDYAIAATRVENLETARNVLQGFSGEQTARFNLGGTGIAQIDKGLTKWRENPSLMIYKLQSSGYKFSWLLIPLSLPFMWLMFFWKPQFGMYDHSVFVTYSIAFMSLLFIVASLLAVAGAPGWIVTTLCTAVPVLHIYKQLRYGYLLTRAGALVRTSAALVFVSLVLILFLSILFLLGIWG from the coding sequence GTGAACGACATATCCGATGGCATCGGCGGGACGGCCATGGGCGGCAGCCACAGCCGCGCTGCCGGGCCTCAGCCGAACGCCGGCGACGGTCATTTCCACGAGACTACATGCCTCAATTGCGGCACGCAGCTGGTCGGATCGCATTGCCACGAATGCGGCCAGGAGGCGCATCTGCACCGCACGGTCGGGGCATTCCTGCACGATATGATGCACGGCGTTCTGCATCTCGACGGCAAGATCTGGCGCACCCTGCCGATGCTGGTGCTGAAGCCGGGCCATCTGACCCGCGAATATATCGACGGAAAGCGCCGCAGCCACGTCTCGCCGATAGCGCTGTTCCTGTTCTCGGTCTTCGCCATGTTCGCGGTCTTTTCGATGGTGGGCCTGTCGGTGCCGACCGATTTGCGCAACGGCACCGCGGAAGGCGACGTGCCCGTTTCGATCGAGGACGCAGAAGCCGAGCTCGAAGCCGCGCGCGCCAGGCTGGCCACGCTGGAGGAAGGCAGCGAGGACTATGCCATCGCCGCCACCCGGGTCGAGAACCTTGAAACCGCACGCAACGTGCTGCAGGGCTTCAGCGGGGAGCAAACGGCCCGGTTCAACCTTGGCGGCACCGGGATCGCCCAGATCGACAAGGGCCTGACCAAGTGGCGCGAGAACCCGTCGCTGATGATCTACAAGCTGCAGTCGAGCGGGTACAAGTTCTCATGGCTGCTGATCCCGCTGTCGCTGCCGTTCATGTGGCTGATGTTCTTCTGGAAGCCGCAGTTCGGCATGTATGATCACTCGGTCTTCGTGACCTATTCGATCGCGTTCATGTCGCTGCTGTTCATCGTCGCGAGCCTGCTCGCCGTGGCGGGCGCGCCAGGCTGGATCGTCACCACCTTGTGCACCGCAGTGCCGGTGCTGCATATCTACAAGCAGCTGCGCTACGGCTACCTGCTGACCCGGGCCGGGGCGCTGGTTCGCACATCGGCCGCGCTGGTGTTCGTGTCGCTGGTGCTGATCCTGTTCCTCAGCATCCTGTTTCTGCTGGGCATTTGGGGATGA
- the rpoZ gene encoding DNA-directed RNA polymerase subunit omega yields the protein MARVTVEDCVDKIPNRFDLVLLAAQRAREISAGSELTVDRDRDKNPVVALREIAEQTVKPKDLKETLVQGMQKVAVDDDDEVDEVGSLSRSAEALRLTAAAPTRNTSIGSDYDG from the coding sequence ATGGCGCGCGTTACCGTCGAAGATTGCGTCGACAAGATCCCGAACCGTTTCGACCTCGTGCTGCTGGCTGCCCAGCGTGCGCGCGAAATTTCGGCGGGCAGCGAGCTGACCGTCGACCGCGACCGCGACAAGAACCCGGTCGTCGCGCTGCGCGAAATCGCCGAGCAGACGGTGAAGCCCAAGGACCTCAAGGAAACCCTGGTGCAGGGCATGCAGAAGGTCGCCGTGGACGACGATGACGAGGTCGATGAAGTCGGCTCGCTGTCGCGCTCGGCCGAGGCGCTGCGCCTCACCGCTGCCGCGCCGACGCGCAACACCTCGATCGGGTCCGATTACGACGGCTGA
- a CDS encoding phospholipase D-like domain-containing protein, which yields MNRAQPISTEAQPWRDPPPFHVSAQGHRLGFHPAGRDRLQALLQLIEGAERSLRMCFYIFAEDEVSYLVRDALIAAARRGVRVTLILDGFGATASEQFVEPLTEAGGRTVRFMAHWSQRYLIRNHQKMVVADEALGMIGGFNIENDYFQPPAMNGWNDLAVTVEGEAVQALVRWYDLLLEWTANTKSRWSGIRRIVRGWDAGHGPVRLLVGGPTRGLSSWARCVSQDLIEGDRLDMMMAYFSPPKRLQRRIGKIAEKGDTRLVMAGKSDNNATIGATRALYRYLLRHHVRIWEFEACKLHTKLIVLDDAVYIGSANFDMRSLYLNLELMLRIEDAALADRMRDFVAQHLPASKAITPELHKRQSTLWNRFRWRLSWFLVAVMDYTVTRRLNLGL from the coding sequence ATGAACAGGGCCCAGCCGATCAGCACCGAAGCGCAGCCCTGGCGGGACCCGCCGCCCTTCCACGTCAGCGCGCAGGGCCACCGGCTTGGCTTCCATCCGGCGGGCCGCGACCGGCTTCAGGCGTTGCTGCAGCTGATCGAGGGGGCGGAGCGCTCTCTTCGCATGTGCTTCTATATCTTTGCCGAGGACGAGGTGTCGTACCTGGTGCGCGATGCGCTGATCGCGGCGGCACGGCGCGGGGTGCGGGTGACGCTGATCCTCGACGGGTTCGGGGCCACCGCCAGCGAGCAGTTCGTCGAGCCGTTGACCGAGGCCGGCGGGCGAACGGTGCGCTTCATGGCGCACTGGTCGCAGCGCTATCTGATCCGCAACCACCAGAAGATGGTGGTCGCGGACGAGGCGCTGGGCATGATCGGCGGCTTCAATATCGAGAACGACTACTTCCAGCCGCCCGCGATGAACGGTTGGAACGACCTGGCCGTCACGGTCGAGGGCGAGGCAGTGCAAGCGCTGGTGCGCTGGTACGACCTGCTGCTGGAATGGACCGCCAATACGAAATCGCGCTGGTCGGGCATAAGGCGGATCGTGCGCGGCTGGGACGCGGGGCACGGACCGGTGCGGCTGCTGGTGGGCGGGCCGACCCGCGGGCTGTCCAGCTGGGCGCGCTGCGTGTCGCAGGACCTGATCGAGGGCGACCGGCTCGACATGATGATGGCCTATTTCTCGCCGCCCAAACGGCTGCAGCGGCGGATCGGCAAGATCGCGGAAAAGGGCGACACGCGGCTGGTGATGGCGGGCAAGTCCGACAACAATGCCACCATCGGGGCGACGCGGGCGCTGTACCGCTATCTGCTGCGGCACCATGTGCGGATCTGGGAATTCGAGGCGTGCAAGCTGCACACCAAGCTGATCGTGCTGGACGATGCGGTCTATATCGGCAGCGCCAATTTCGACATGCGCAGCCTGTACCTCAACCTGGAACTGATGCTGCGGATCGAGGATGCGGCGCTGGCGGACCGGATGCGCGATTTCGTGGCGCAGCACCTGCCCGCCAGCAAGGCGATCACGCCCGAACTGCACAAGCGGCAATCGACCTTGTGGAACCGCTTTCGCTGGCGGCTGAGCTGGTTTCTGGTCGCGGTGATGGACTATACCGTGACGCGGCGGCTGAACCTGGGGCTGTGA
- a CDS encoding transcriptional regulator produces MEGFDDIIHQPLRLRIMAALHAARKFEPLEFARLKRLTGATDGNLGSHLNALEGAGYLAITKDFVGKRPRTRAAITMAGERAFRGHTDCLRDLIDEARE; encoded by the coding sequence ATGGAAGGCTTCGACGACATCATCCACCAGCCGCTGCGCCTGCGGATCATGGCGGCGCTGCATGCCGCGCGAAAGTTCGAACCGCTGGAATTCGCGCGGCTGAAGCGTCTGACCGGAGCGACCGACGGCAACCTCGGCAGTCACCTGAATGCACTGGAAGGCGCGGGCTATCTGGCGATCACCAAGGATTTCGTCGGCAAGCGCCCCCGCACCCGCGCCGCGATCACCATGGCAGGCGAACGCGCGTTCCGCGGCCACACCGATTGCCTGCGCGACCTGATCGACGAGGCGCGGGAGTGA
- a CDS encoding MipA/OmpV family protein: MTRNSALAAGAALLASAALAAPAAGQEILAPEVRGRPVEEPDEWVVSLRGAALLTPSWLGSNDMSLSLVPDVRVQYGDKFFASIPEGVGWNAIRGDGWKIGPLAKIRFGRSEENGGSPFQIFGRSNDLRGMGDVNASAEIGGFAEKRFGSDGQWEARAEVLKGFGGHDGVVAYTSLDYRKRLGLASLRVGPRLNLVSGDFNDTFFGIDEAQSAGTGLPVYDADGGVLSWGAGASLVQPLSRRSAISAFGNVEYLGSEPGNSPLIEERGQRLQMSVGVGYGYRFNL, translated from the coding sequence ATGACGCGCAATTCCGCACTGGCCGCAGGGGCCGCTTTGCTGGCATCTGCCGCGCTGGCCGCGCCGGCGGCAGGCCAGGAAATCCTCGCGCCCGAAGTGCGCGGGCGGCCCGTCGAGGAACCGGACGAATGGGTCGTCAGCCTGCGCGGGGCCGCGCTGCTGACGCCGTCGTGGCTGGGGTCGAACGACATGTCGCTCTCGCTCGTGCCCGACGTGCGCGTGCAATATGGCGACAAGTTCTTCGCCTCCATCCCCGAGGGGGTGGGCTGGAACGCGATCCGGGGCGACGGCTGGAAGATCGGCCCGCTCGCCAAGATCCGCTTTGGCCGCAGCGAGGAGAACGGCGGATCGCCCTTCCAGATCTTCGGGCGCAGCAACGATCTGCGCGGCATGGGCGACGTGAACGCCTCGGCCGAGATCGGCGGCTTCGCCGAAAAGCGCTTCGGGTCGGACGGCCAATGGGAAGCCCGCGCCGAAGTGCTGAAGGGCTTCGGCGGCCACGACGGGGTGGTGGCCTATACATCGCTCGACTATCGCAAGCGGCTGGGGCTGGCCAGCCTGCGCGTCGGCCCGCGGCTCAATCTGGTCAGCGGCGATTTCAACGACACATTCTTCGGCATCGACGAAGCGCAATCGGCGGGCACCGGCCTCCCCGTTTACGACGCCGACGGCGGCGTGCTGTCATGGGGCGCAGGCGCCAGCCTGGTCCAGCCGCTCAGCCGCCGCAGCGCGATCAGCGCTTTCGGCAATGTCGAATATCTGGGCAGCGAACCGGGCAATTCCCCCCTGATCGAGGAACGCGGCCAGCGCCTGCAGATGTCGGTGGGCGTCGGCTATGGCTACCGGTTCAACCTTTAG
- the nth gene encoding endonuclease III → MPERRGHAPKNKAEVFEFFRLLAEDNPDPQTELEFGNDYQLVVAVALSAQATDVGVNKATRKLFAEVKTPQQMLDLGEDGLKEHIKTIGLFNSKAKNVIALSQMLVGDFGGTVPGDRDSLVRLPGVGRKTANVVLNCAFGQPTFAVDTHVFRVCNRTGVAKGKTPDKVEAQLEKKVPEPFRMGAHHWLILHGRYLCKARTPECWRCPVVDLCGYRDKVLDKPRGR, encoded by the coding sequence ATGCCAGAACGACGGGGCCACGCACCGAAGAACAAGGCGGAGGTGTTCGAATTCTTCCGCCTGCTGGCCGAGGATAATCCCGACCCGCAGACCGAGCTGGAATTCGGCAACGACTACCAGCTCGTCGTCGCGGTCGCCTTGTCGGCGCAGGCTACCGATGTCGGCGTCAACAAGGCGACGAGGAAACTGTTCGCCGAGGTAAAGACCCCGCAGCAGATGCTCGACCTGGGCGAGGACGGGCTGAAGGAGCACATCAAGACCATCGGCCTGTTCAATTCCAAGGCGAAGAACGTGATCGCCCTGTCGCAAATGCTGGTGGGCGATTTCGGCGGCACCGTGCCCGGCGACCGCGATTCGCTGGTCAGGCTGCCCGGCGTCGGGCGCAAGACCGCCAATGTCGTGCTGAACTGCGCGTTCGGCCAGCCGACCTTCGCGGTCGATACTCATGTCTTCCGCGTCTGCAACCGCACCGGCGTGGCGAAAGGAAAGACCCCCGACAAGGTCGAGGCGCAGCTGGAGAAGAAGGTCCCCGAACCCTTCCGCATGGGCGCGCATCACTGGCTGATCCTGCACGGCCGCTATCTGTGCAAGGCGCGCACGCCCGAATGCTGGCGCTGCCCGGTGGTCGATCTGTGCGGGTACAGGGACAAGGTGCTGGACAAGCCCAGGGGGCGCTGA
- the dapB gene encoding 4-hydroxy-tetrahydrodipicolinate reductase: MAAIGIVGSAGRMGQALAAAIDEAGETRAGGADRGDDVGALAGKADALVDFSTPGALADTLDACVKAGIPLLIGTTGLSADNHAAIDAAARTIPVLQTGNTSLGVTMLAALVEQAAARLGDDWDIEIVEMHHRMKVDAPSGTAILLGEAAARGRGIDLAAHTESGRDCHTGARATGAIGFAALRGGTVAGEHSVILAGEQERITISHSAENRAIFARGAVKGAKWLIGQPAGRYTMNDLLGL, encoded by the coding sequence ATGGCAGCTATCGGTATCGTCGGCTCGGCAGGGCGCATGGGGCAGGCGCTGGCCGCCGCCATAGACGAGGCGGGCGAGACACGGGCGGGCGGCGCCGACCGGGGCGACGACGTCGGCGCGCTGGCGGGCAAGGCCGATGCGCTGGTCGATTTCTCCACGCCGGGCGCGCTGGCGGATACGCTGGATGCCTGCGTAAAGGCGGGCATCCCGCTGCTGATCGGCACCACCGGGCTCAGCGCGGACAACCACGCCGCCATCGACGCGGCGGCGCGCACCATCCCCGTGCTGCAGACCGGCAATACCTCGCTGGGCGTCACCATGCTCGCCGCTCTGGTCGAGCAGGCCGCCGCGCGGTTGGGCGACGACTGGGACATCGAGATTGTCGAGATGCACCACCGCATGAAGGTCGACGCCCCCTCGGGCACCGCGATCCTGCTGGGCGAGGCGGCCGCCAGGGGACGCGGCATCGATCTTGCCGCCCACACCGAAAGCGGGCGCGACTGCCACACCGGCGCGCGGGCGACCGGCGCGATCGGCTTCGCGGCGCTGCGCGGCGGCACGGTGGCGGGCGAACACAGCGTCATCCTGGCCGGAGAGCAGGAGCGCATCACCATCTCGCACAGCGCCGAGAACCGCGCGATCTTCGCGCGCGGTGCGGTCAAGGGCGCCAAATGGCTGATCGGCCAGCCCGCAGGCCGCTACACCATGAACGATTTGCTGGGCCTGTAA
- a CDS encoding site-specific integrase — MPRLRLRSPDLPPSLSAWVLVDQESRPRFWATVWEGILTNGKDGTAARHLANVERFYQAAARTLGSDSLDRVIASRDFQSLESCLSAYLSSLQNSAARRRVDLSDPWQSALRFVTDVLRHLGVDEADEVQRLEARLTRIEALYSQIAPKKKKAAAPIRALPAIVVEELYEIFDPLSQRNPFKTVQIRSRNYLLFILYLHLGLRRGEALLLSASAIRSDYDLITGREYRWINVTTLEGEDPRYLQPALKTEQSQRQLPVTPELVALFDNYVGNYRIHSKYGHLFISQKKTPLALQTVNDIFNVATTSLSPAAKAALEVRGWAKIPARGKGSQDEREGKRWISPHDLRHTAAVLRLKRFVDSGDEMEKAIGKLDTRNNLSL, encoded by the coding sequence ATGCCGCGTCTGCGCCTTCGCTCCCCTGATCTACCCCCGTCGCTTTCCGCGTGGGTGTTAGTTGACCAAGAGAGCCGACCACGATTCTGGGCAACCGTTTGGGAAGGAATTCTCACCAACGGAAAAGACGGCACAGCTGCTCGTCACCTCGCGAATGTCGAACGGTTCTACCAAGCAGCAGCCCGAACTTTGGGTAGCGACTCCCTAGATCGAGTCATCGCGTCTCGGGATTTTCAAAGCCTCGAAAGCTGCCTCAGTGCCTATCTCTCCAGTCTTCAGAATAGCGCAGCTAGGCGCCGCGTCGATCTTTCCGATCCATGGCAGTCGGCTTTGCGTTTTGTCACGGACGTATTGCGTCATTTAGGCGTCGATGAAGCCGATGAGGTGCAGCGTCTCGAAGCGCGCCTGACGCGCATTGAGGCTCTATATTCCCAGATAGCACCGAAGAAAAAGAAGGCGGCCGCACCAATTCGCGCACTTCCGGCCATAGTGGTGGAAGAGTTATACGAGATTTTTGACCCACTGTCTCAACGTAACCCCTTTAAAACTGTTCAGATCAGATCACGGAATTACCTTCTATTCATATTATACCTACATTTAGGTTTGAGAAGGGGTGAGGCACTTCTCCTGTCGGCTTCAGCAATAAGATCTGACTACGACCTGATAACGGGGCGGGAATATCGTTGGATCAACGTAACGACTCTGGAAGGGGAGGATCCACGTTATCTCCAGCCTGCTTTAAAGACGGAGCAGTCGCAACGGCAACTGCCGGTAACCCCTGAACTAGTTGCCCTTTTTGACAACTACGTCGGAAATTACAGGATCCATTCGAAATACGGCCATCTGTTTATATCGCAAAAAAAGACCCCACTCGCGCTACAGACAGTGAACGACATTTTTAACGTGGCTACTACTTCACTGTCTCCTGCGGCGAAGGCGGCCCTAGAGGTCCGGGGTTGGGCAAAAATCCCGGCAAGGGGAAAGGGAAGCCAAGACGAGCGAGAGGGGAAGAGATGGATTTCACCACATGACCTTCGCCATACCGCTGCGGTCCTGCGTTTGAAGCGGTTCGTTGACAGCGGAGATGAGATGGAGAAAGCCATCGGCAAGCTGGACACCCGTAATAACCTCTCGCTTTGA
- a CDS encoding IS5 family transposase, which yields MQPRSLFSLAEHLDRLSKDGDPLEVLAGTVDFERFRPLLTRGLGYSNGAKGGRPPFDPVAMFKVLVVQAQHNLSDARMEFMIRDRLSWMRFFGFDLGGAMPDENTIRHYRNRLTGSGTLEALMQAFERQLHEAGYLAMGGQIVDATLVPAPKQRNTEDEKAAIKAGKSAKQIWRGKPNKAHQKDVDARWTVKIGGKIRYRPDGTPLPQIATPVFGYKSHISIDRRFGFIRRAAVTSAAHSDGRQLRCVIDTSNTASDVWADSAYRSQKNETWLARNMLTSRIHRRKPKGKPMPERIARANAAKSAVRAKVEHVFAHQKNRYGLFIRTIGLARAQAKLTLANLVYNFDRLIFHERRAATG from the coding sequence ATGCAGCCACGCAGCCTGTTTTCGCTGGCGGAGCACCTAGACCGGCTGAGCAAGGACGGCGATCCGCTCGAGGTTTTGGCGGGCACGGTGGATTTCGAGCGTTTCCGGCCGCTACTGACCCGCGGCCTAGGGTATAGCAACGGCGCAAAAGGCGGTCGGCCGCCGTTCGATCCGGTCGCGATGTTCAAGGTGCTGGTGGTTCAGGCACAGCATAATCTGTCGGATGCGCGCATGGAGTTCATGATCCGCGATCGCTTGAGCTGGATGCGCTTTTTCGGCTTCGATCTGGGTGGCGCGATGCCCGACGAGAACACCATCCGTCACTATCGCAACCGGCTAACCGGGAGCGGGACGCTCGAGGCATTGATGCAGGCGTTCGAGCGGCAACTGCACGAGGCAGGTTATCTCGCCATGGGCGGCCAGATCGTGGATGCCACGCTGGTGCCCGCGCCCAAGCAGCGCAACACCGAGGACGAGAAGGCCGCCATCAAGGCGGGCAAGTCGGCGAAGCAGATCTGGCGCGGCAAGCCAAACAAGGCGCACCAGAAGGATGTCGACGCGCGCTGGACGGTGAAGATCGGCGGCAAGATCCGATATCGCCCGGATGGGACACCGCTGCCGCAGATCGCCACGCCGGTGTTCGGTTACAAATCCCATATCAGCATCGACCGCCGCTTCGGCTTTATTCGCAGGGCAGCGGTGACATCGGCGGCGCATAGCGACGGGCGTCAGTTGCGCTGCGTGATCGACACCAGCAACACCGCCAGCGACGTCTGGGCCGACAGCGCCTATCGCAGCCAGAAGAACGAGACATGGCTGGCGCGCAACATGCTCACGAGCCGCATCCATCGCAGAAAGCCCAAGGGCAAACCGATGCCCGAGCGCATCGCGCGCGCCAATGCCGCGAAATCGGCCGTGCGGGCCAAGGTGGAGCACGTCTTTGCGCACCAGAAGAATCGCTATGGTCTATTCATCCGGACCATTGGGCTCGCCAGGGCGCAGGCCAAACTTACGCTGGCCAACCTGGTCTACAATTTCGACCGCCTGATCTTCCACGAGCGGCGGGCAGCCACAGGATAG